From the Chiroxiphia lanceolata isolate bChiLan1 chromosome 13, bChiLan1.pri, whole genome shotgun sequence genome, one window contains:
- the LOC116793452 gene encoding leukotriene B4 receptor 1-like codes for MSQAEESSIHSTWNIVRSVVCIILSLSFIIGTPGNCIVIWTVCRKMKQVSLSVLLILNLAIADVLVLITLPVWIYSFADSWVFGVIFCKILVFIIYCSMYASIFLITALSLERLVAVFYPFTIQRYKRKEKISLIMFLIWFLSITFGISVIPFQETEEMNGQLLCTCRSYSSNRQKVSYLLLETLAGFVIPFLIICTCYVCVARRISRMTYQSKQRSGRLIASIVVAFIVCWFPHHVFNILDIISIEIELSHEEMSLALDEIVDKGVYISGALVFISSCINPLLYAFAARRFQNHLRFAKMSKLFEQMSQTVTEEDKKRSLVVNKQEDALVGTENL; via the coding sequence ATGAGTCAAGCTGAGGAAAGCAGTATCCACTCAACATGGAATATTGTGAGGTCAGTAGTCTGCATAATACTGAGCTTGTCATTTATTATTGGGACCCCTGGAAACTGCATCGTCATCTGGACTGTTTGTAGAAAAATGAAGCAAGTGTctctttcagtgctgctgatCTTGAACCTGGCCATTGCTGATGTCCTCGTGCTGATCACTTTACCAGTCTGGATTTACTCCTTTGCTGACTCATGGGTTTTTGGAGTCATCTTCTGCAAAATActggttttcattatttactGCAGCATGTATGCCAGTATATTTCTAATTACAGCACTGAGCTTGGAGAGATTAGTGGCTGTGTTTTACCCTTTCACAATTCAAagatacaaaagaaaagaaaagatttctttaatCATGTTCCTCATTTGGTTCCTGTCTATTACTTTTGGCATTTCTGTCATTCCTTTtcaagagacagaagaaatgaaTGGTCAACTGCTCTGCACGTGTCGCAGCTACTCTTCTAACAGACAGAAGGTGTCATATCTTTTGCTGGAGACTCTTGCAGGTTTTGTAAtcccttttttaattatttgcacTTGTTATGTGTGTGTAGCCAGAAGGATAAGCAGAATGACTTACCAGTCTAAGCAGCGATCAGGCCGGCTCATTGCCAGCATTGTGGTGGCTTTCATTGTGTGTTGGTTCCCTCACCACGTGTTCAACATCCTAGATATTATTTCCATTGAAATAGAACTCTCTCACGAGGAAATGTCTTTGGCACTGGATGAAATTGTAGACAAAGGAGTGTACATCTCTGGAGCACTTGTATTCATCAGTAGCTGTATTAACCCTCTGCTTTACGCTTTTGCTGCACGAAGATTTCAGAATCACCTGAGATTTGCCAAGATGTCAAAGCTGTTTGAGCAGATGAGTCAGACTGTGACAGaggaagacaagaaaagaagtttGGTTGTAAACAAACAAGAAGATGCTTTAGTAGGCACAGAAAATCTCTAA